The following proteins are encoded in a genomic region of Dasypus novemcinctus isolate mDasNov1 chromosome 21, mDasNov1.1.hap2, whole genome shotgun sequence:
- the LOC131274905 gene encoding olfactory receptor 14A16-like, translating to MDNFTSVTTFFLMGFSDFWEIQILHAVLFLVIYLAALLGNLLIILLITRDTHLHTPMYYFLKNLSFLDLCFISITVPKSIANSLTNHNTISFLGCVSQVFFIFLLATTEIILLTVMSYDRYVAICHPLQYEIIMNHGTCVQMVASSWISGGLNAILHTASTFSVPMCGSPDVHQFFCDVPQLLSLTCSYNIGELLVIGISFVLDIVCFVFIGISYINIFSTVVGLPSRAGRSKAFSTCLPHLFVVTLFLSSGFFDYSHPLPKSPTPSDLLISMFYIVVPPTMNPFIYTLRNKDMKTALKKLLMNTHYLSN from the coding sequence ATGGACAACTTCACCTCAGTGACCACGTTCTTCCTCATGGGGTTTTCTGATTTTTGGGAGATCCAGATTTTACATGCTGTGCTGTTTTTGGTAATTTACCTGGCAGCCCTACTAGGGAATCTTCTCATCATTCTTCTCATCACCAGGGATACTCACctgcacacccccatgtactACTTCCTGAAGAACTTGTCCTTTCTGGATCTCTGTTTCATTTCCATCACTGTCCCCAAATCCATTGCTAACTCTCTGACTAATCACAATACCATTTCATTCCTTGGGTGTGTGTCACAAGTATTTTTCATATTCCTCTTGGCCACTACAGAAATAATTCTCCTCACAGTGATGTCCTACGACCGTTACGTTGCCATCTGCCACCCACTCCAATATGAAATCATCATGAACCACGGGACCTGTGTGCAGATGGTGGCTTCTTCATGGATCAGTGGAGGCCTCAATGCAATTCTGCACACAGCTTCCACGTTCTCAGTACCCATGTGTGGGTCTCCTGATGTTCATCAATTCTTCTGTGATGTCCCACAACTACTTTCCCTTACCTGTTCTTATAACATTGGAGAATTATTAGTTATTGGGATCAGTTTTGTATTAGATAttgtctgttttgtgtttattGGTATTTCTTACATTAACATTTTCTCCACTGTGGTGGGATTACCATCCAGAGCAGGCAGGTCCAAAGCTTTCTCCACATGTCTTCCTCATCTCTTTGTTgtgactctctttctctcttctggttTTTTTGACTATTCACACCCCCttcccaaatctccaacaccctCAGACTTGCTAATTTCAATGTTTTATATAGTGGTGCCACCCACCATGAATCCCTTCATCTATACTCTAAGAAATAAGGATATGAAGACAGCACTCAAGAAACTGCTAATGAACACACATTATCTATCAAATTAA